A stretch of DNA from Microcoleus sp. FACHB-831:
GGATAGCCACCTTGGTTTTTGAAGAGAAACGCCTCCACTAAATCTTCGTTTTCACCCAAAAGGGGCAACCCCATCCCGCCTTTTGGGACTTTATAATTTTGCTTGAGATACTGAGCTAAGTACAGCGATTGCTCGTATGGCGAAGTTATAGGTTTTTGCTTCCTATCTATTTGTTGCTGATTGTACTTTGCTAAAATTTCTTGAGTGCGGGCACGCACTTTGGCAGCGATCGCATCCGGAACTTGTAGGTAGTATTTCTGAATGTTTTTAGGATAGCGAGTAGACGCTTGCCCTAATACATCGCGATCGCGGTAAGGCACATCTGAAATAACAGTATATGTCAGTCCTTCGGGCAATATTTGGGGCGATCGCAAACCGCCTTCTGTATCTACCGCCACTTTCAGCGTAGGAAAATACAGTTCTCTAGGTAGTGCCAATGCTGGAATTAAGTTCGGCAACTCAGACACTACGCTATAAGTCTGAATCACCGACTTGGTTCTATTCCCGCCTCCACCAAGATAGAGAAAAAACCTATAAGACCAACTCGGCCTTTCCAGAGTTCGGGTTTGGGTATCGCGGGAAATTTCCCACCCCTGACCCGTATAGTTGTCAAACGCCAGCACCCGCCAAAATCCCTCGGACTGCGATCGCACCCGCATCACCACCTTGGGCTTTAGCTCTCCGGTCTGGTTCTGGTTCATCTTGCTGCTAAAGCCATAGTAGGAGGTTTCCTCCGTCTTGCCATCTTCCCCCTGGCCTTGACCTGCCCCCGTACCTGAACCTTGCCCGTTCCTGCGCCCAGGTCTGACAATTCCCAGGTTATTACCAGGAAAATCTTGGTCTTTCAGACTATTGGGGGCGCTGACTGGCAACATTGTTTGCAGCTGATAGCCTGGAAAACGCGGCACCAGAGCAAAAATTGCTAGCCCTAATGCCACAATCGCCAAAAACATTACACCCAGACGTTTTGGCGCTAGCCCATAAGCTGCAAGCCGCGCCTGCCAAGTCTGAGGAACCCCCCGTAGATGGGTTTTAGGTTTTGTTCCTATGCCCAGCCGCGAACGGTAGTCGAGAACCAAAACCGGGAGGCCGATCGCTAAAAATAGCAGCAACAGGGGTGCAAAAGCTAAAGTTTGGCTGAGAGTAGCGGCGACACCCAACAAAATCAGCCCGATCACCATCGAATACCCTAAATCCTTGCGGCGGGGTAAGTCGAAGCTATGGAGGACTTGCAGCTGAATTAACAACTCAGCCAGAACCAATCGCATGTCATTGAGGCTGCCCAAACCTCTGACAAAGAAAAAAACCATTGCACCTATCATGCCAATGGCTAGCAAAAACTTCATAGGCACGTTGCGA
This window harbors:
- a CDS encoding DUF3488 and DUF4129 domain-containing transglutaminase family protein, with translation MSNSSGTRQLQRLPGLNQLWQRLESIPRPEPENSILLRALVQALVVVGIVATDIAAGVGEGEIPLSLWAVPFSIAGATWSWFHRRDRNVPMKFLLAIGMIGAMVFFFVRGLGSLNDMRLVLAELLIQLQVLHSFDLPRRKDLGYSMVIGLILLGVAATLSQTLAFAPLLLLFLAIGLPVLVLDYRSRLGIGTKPKTHLRGVPQTWQARLAAYGLAPKRLGVMFLAIVALGLAIFALVPRFPGYQLQTMLPVSAPNSLKDQDFPGNNLGIVRPGRRNGQGSGTGAGQGQGEDGKTEETSYYGFSSKMNQNQTGELKPKVVMRVRSQSEGFWRVLAFDNYTGQGWEISRDTQTRTLERPSWSYRFFLYLGGGGNRTKSVIQTYSVVSELPNLIPALALPRELYFPTLKVAVDTEGGLRSPQILPEGLTYTVISDVPYRDRDVLGQASTRYPKNIQKYYLQVPDAIAAKVRARTQEILAKYNQQQIDRKQKPITSPYEQSLYLAQYLKQNYKVPKGGMGLPLLGENEDLVEAFLFKNQGGYPDHFSTVLTIMLRSIGIPSRLVGGFAPGQFNPFTGLYIVSNTDAYAMTEVYFPRYGWFSFDPIPGHDLIPPSIEENQAFSVLQQFWKWVAGWLPSPLTGWLNGLFEAIASFLGMAISLLWGMLSNGWVGFFTACVLGIVLGFLGWLGWTQWKAWRRRAWLAKLPPMESLYQQMLDDLASQGFRKHPAQTPLEYAKASHQHHPQPISEAIEEVSHAYVGWRYGKITPANLQLLQQRVQQLRKLAAKQRSRT